From one Streptomyces sp. R41 genomic stretch:
- the fxsT gene encoding FxSxx-COOH system tetratricopeptide repeat protein yields the protein MPDANPLDRAGSFAIFFTTSENLGLSTTLRNAADILAEGNRSVLLVDGRSGDPAGGTVVPEPVPGQVATTTLTAPHALTGLADDPVATRFDHVLVEAPVPDAPGAVEPARLAGFADSIVICFALTAWSIDGAAALAEDLSGRQGDRPVRLLTLGLKSDVGVHDRLRDARERVRRKFGPLAQARDEREFPFLEIPYNPLYLDSRSLAVEAEGVGTVTGLRPYYERLADWLRVRRPARLTHVTVVHSARHALWAAWLQDRLGERDVRTELRRDDTYAGERPEPGTALLFLSPGDADDTLLAQIGALSHTDVRIVLVDEAFPNTEAAHHERIDLRDTTEDEALRLLYSGLGLGAAQPREGGRGARFPRLPETTNVAPRNGDFIDRDALLARLDEQLRGAGREGSCLVLHGPSGWGKSETARELCHRYGARYDVVWWVRAWETLRVQRGLARLAGHLGTAEDQLGIVAPDGGVSRLLTRLSRPDSDSVNWLIVYDGVVDPAELHGLLPVPHERGHVLITSRVPPAEPQPNVRPPHLAALGIGPMKPAECRALLCERLPEITEEQAQQVGSVVDFVPLALHLAAHCLAERATAHQRDDHMGPDAAARAAVADLLAEYRTCKTELLGETGAVPPVTVMVRVAQHVARGTLGAAAWRAESPAHDALGWLLGAASLLTGRGTGLELLRSRRILSELARDDSAQPQAAAGADRRRHPDDVQLPDEHMVDVALWALAQVGLLDVDFDRKEQPLVQHHALRDLIRDGMDPDERQHVESVLRSVLAEYVPQEDQDLPADWAREVYSLRLWEDSRPRVRRSLLRHLNALSQRGESADLDRLLDIAGRARQAWRAGGDEQTPEYLRLLNLTARAHRLGGEYECSRELSQEALRGHRRLLGLTHPRTLLSADSHAATLRALGRFEDALIQIRPAMDGLTLLLGWKHPATVQVEHNLALTEALTGRVSVALSRLQERFRYRQAVGGKEDPIAWRAADLLAYLYRMTGRDGEARDLLRQRLRRYGDTWDGARLRTEVGLAVSERRLADGFPAVRDPRYGLEMAHERDLRALKLYVSRFGADRFDTLRCQFSYAADLHALGKVEEAEQQARQCGEALATRFGVGHPYTGLSQVRHAVYLRAMGELQRAEDEGRAAVHLLTHKVGQSHPWVAAAENSLAATLAAAGRGDEAAGLAHNALNRLRDLGVAHRPDGRRVRAHHARLTGSDTSRPVPPSGFDIDLELPGL from the coding sequence ATGCCAGACGCCAACCCCCTTGACCGCGCTGGTTCGTTCGCCATTTTCTTCACCACGTCGGAGAACCTCGGGCTGAGCACCACCCTGCGCAACGCGGCGGACATTCTCGCCGAGGGCAACCGCAGTGTGCTGCTCGTGGACGGCCGTTCGGGCGATCCGGCGGGCGGCACGGTGGTACCCGAACCGGTGCCTGGGCAGGTCGCCACCACGACGCTCACCGCCCCGCACGCGCTGACCGGGCTCGCCGACGACCCCGTCGCGACCCGCTTCGACCACGTCCTCGTCGAGGCCCCGGTGCCGGACGCTCCCGGCGCCGTGGAACCGGCCCGGCTGGCTGGGTTCGCCGACTCGATCGTCATCTGCTTCGCGTTGACCGCGTGGTCCATCGACGGTGCGGCCGCCCTCGCCGAGGACCTGTCCGGCCGGCAGGGCGACCGGCCCGTTCGGCTCCTCACTCTCGGGCTCAAGAGCGACGTCGGCGTGCACGACCGGCTGCGCGACGCGCGCGAGCGGGTGCGCCGCAAGTTCGGACCGCTCGCCCAGGCCCGCGACGAGCGCGAGTTCCCCTTCCTGGAGATCCCGTACAACCCCCTCTACCTGGACAGCCGCAGCCTCGCCGTCGAGGCCGAGGGCGTCGGCACGGTCACCGGCCTGCGTCCCTACTACGAGCGGCTCGCCGACTGGCTGCGCGTACGCCGCCCGGCCCGGTTGACCCACGTCACCGTCGTCCACTCCGCACGGCACGCCCTCTGGGCCGCCTGGCTGCAGGACCGGCTCGGCGAAAGAGACGTCCGGACCGAGCTGCGCAGGGACGACACCTACGCCGGTGAGCGCCCCGAGCCCGGTACGGCCCTGCTCTTCCTCTCACCGGGGGACGCGGACGACACCCTGCTCGCCCAGATCGGCGCCCTCTCCCACACCGACGTGCGGATCGTCCTGGTCGACGAGGCGTTCCCCAACACCGAGGCGGCCCACCACGAGCGGATCGACCTGCGCGACACCACCGAGGACGAGGCGCTGCGGCTGCTGTACAGCGGCCTCGGCCTCGGCGCTGCCCAGCCCCGAGAGGGCGGCCGGGGCGCTCGTTTCCCGCGACTGCCCGAGACCACCAACGTCGCCCCGCGCAACGGCGATTTCATCGACCGCGACGCCCTGCTCGCGAGGCTCGACGAGCAGCTGCGGGGGGCCGGCCGCGAGGGCAGCTGCCTGGTACTGCACGGCCCCAGCGGCTGGGGGAAGAGCGAGACGGCCCGGGAGCTGTGCCACCGCTACGGCGCCAGATACGACGTCGTGTGGTGGGTGCGCGCCTGGGAGACACTGCGGGTGCAGCGAGGCCTGGCCCGACTCGCCGGCCACCTCGGCACCGCGGAGGACCAACTCGGCATCGTGGCCCCCGACGGCGGCGTCTCCCGCCTGCTGACCCGTCTGTCGCGCCCCGACTCCGACTCGGTGAACTGGCTGATCGTCTACGACGGTGTGGTGGACCCCGCCGAACTGCACGGCCTGCTGCCCGTTCCGCACGAGCGGGGCCATGTACTGATCACCAGTCGCGTCCCACCGGCCGAGCCACAGCCGAACGTCCGCCCACCACACCTGGCGGCCCTCGGCATCGGCCCCATGAAGCCCGCCGAGTGCCGTGCCCTGCTGTGCGAACGGCTGCCGGAGATCACCGAGGAGCAGGCCCAACAGGTGGGCAGCGTGGTGGACTTCGTCCCGCTCGCCCTGCATCTGGCCGCCCACTGTCTCGCCGAGCGGGCCACTGCCCACCAGCGCGACGACCACATGGGGCCGGACGCGGCGGCCCGCGCGGCCGTCGCGGACCTCCTCGCGGAGTACCGCACCTGCAAGACCGAACTCCTGGGCGAGACCGGCGCCGTACCGCCCGTCACCGTCATGGTCCGGGTGGCCCAGCACGTCGCGCGGGGCACCCTCGGCGCCGCCGCATGGCGCGCCGAGAGCCCCGCGCACGACGCCCTGGGCTGGCTCCTTGGCGCCGCCTCCCTGCTCACCGGGCGAGGCACGGGCCTGGAGCTGCTGCGCTCGCGCCGCATCCTGTCCGAGCTGGCCCGCGACGACTCGGCCCAGCCACAGGCCGCCGCGGGCGCCGACCGGCGGCGCCACCCCGACGACGTACAGCTGCCCGACGAGCACATGGTGGACGTCGCCCTGTGGGCCCTGGCCCAAGTAGGTCTGCTCGACGTCGACTTCGACCGCAAGGAGCAGCCCCTCGTCCAGCACCACGCGCTGCGCGACCTGATCCGCGACGGCATGGACCCCGACGAGCGGCAGCACGTCGAGTCGGTGCTGCGCAGTGTTCTCGCCGAGTACGTACCGCAGGAGGACCAGGACCTGCCCGCCGACTGGGCGCGCGAGGTGTACTCGCTGCGACTGTGGGAGGACTCCCGGCCCCGGGTGCGCCGTTCGCTGCTGCGCCACCTCAACGCGCTCAGCCAGCGCGGCGAGAGCGCCGACCTCGACCGCCTCCTCGACATCGCCGGCCGGGCCCGGCAGGCCTGGCGGGCCGGCGGTGACGAGCAGACGCCCGAGTACCTGCGGCTGCTCAATCTCACCGCCCGCGCCCACCGCCTGGGCGGCGAGTACGAATGCTCCCGCGAGCTGTCCCAGGAGGCGCTGCGCGGCCACCGCAGGCTGCTCGGCCTGACGCACCCCCGCACCCTGCTGTCCGCCGACTCGCACGCCGCGACCCTGCGGGCGCTGGGCCGTTTCGAGGACGCCCTGATCCAGATCAGACCCGCCATGGACGGGCTGACGCTGCTGCTCGGCTGGAAGCATCCCGCCACGGTCCAGGTCGAGCACAACCTCGCCCTCACCGAGGCGCTCACGGGGCGAGTCTCCGTCGCCCTGAGCCGGCTCCAGGAGCGCTTCCGCTACCGGCAGGCCGTCGGCGGCAAGGAGGACCCGATCGCCTGGCGCGCGGCCGATCTGCTCGCCTACCTGTACCGGATGACAGGGCGTGACGGCGAGGCCCGGGACCTGCTGCGCCAGCGCCTTCGCCGGTACGGCGACACCTGGGACGGGGCGCGCCTGCGCACGGAGGTCGGCCTGGCCGTCAGCGAGCGCCGCCTCGCCGACGGCTTCCCCGCCGTCAGGGACCCCCGCTACGGCCTGGAGATGGCCCATGAGCGCGATCTGCGGGCCTTGAAGCTGTACGTCAGCCGCTTCGGCGCCGACCGTTTCGACACGCTGCGCTGCCAGTTCAGCTACGCCGCAGACCTGCACGCGCTCGGCAAGGTGGAGGAGGCCGAACAGCAGGCGCGCCAGTGCGGGGAAGCGCTGGCCACCCGGTTCGGTGTGGGGCACCCCTACACGGGGCTCAGCCAGGTCCGGCACGCGGTGTATCTGCGTGCGATGGGCGAACTGCAGCGCGCGGAGGACGAGGGCCGCGCCGCCGTGCACCTGCTGACCCACAAGGTCGGCCAGTCCCACCCGTGGGTGGCCGCCGCGGAGAACTCCCTCGCCGCCACCCTGGCCGCGGCAGGGCGCGGCGACGAGGCGGCCGGGCTCGCCCACAATGCCCTGAACCGGCTGCGCGACCTGGGCGTCGCACACCGCCCCGACGGGCGTCGGGTGCGCGCGCATCACGCGCGGCTGACCGGATCCGACACCTCCCGCCCGGTTCCGCCGTCGGGCTTCGACATCGACCTGGAGCTGCCGGGGCTGTAA